From [Clostridium] symbiosum, a single genomic window includes:
- a CDS encoding serine/threonine-protein kinase, with the protein MIFPKGGVRAESTILFGKYQICRVIGGGRSGTVFLAEHLGLGEFRAIKRVPKGDGGFFRETAALKELKHPGIPIIYDLEEDSNYYYLIEEYLEGESLYALVNRQGSLTGTKIVSYGTELCQIMEYLHSFKPNPILYLDLQPHNILICKGTLKLIDFDQAVSAAQAAMPERRYGTPGFAAPEQYTDGPVDVKTDIYAIGALLFYMWKGRLPDVYAGAASRDIPSEDEGVRTGGKAAVTGWEERLEAITGRCMNRDSEGRYGDVGQVLTDLMELKQGVFKEKQMSLLRIAVACSSHGMGATHVSLSVSSYLTKKGISNLYQENNDSGAVSSMAGYLEQSPDQYGIFHMGNWELKPRYGSRVRLEQPDYDAVVVDFGTELQSVLKEECDLLILVCGGKWWELGRSITAIHYLAQNSNLRVIFNHISSGTDIVLPEDIARLTYYRMPCFTAPEDTNFGRFFEAVADGTKGGQRIRNLAQERTGKRERKSAVRKRITGFFHIPAEADGIKDR; encoded by the coding sequence GTGATATTTCCGAAGGGAGGTGTAAGAGCAGAAAGCACCATTTTATTTGGAAAATATCAGATATGTCGGGTGATTGGCGGAGGAAGAAGCGGTACCGTTTTTCTGGCGGAGCATCTTGGTCTTGGAGAATTCCGGGCCATCAAGAGAGTGCCGAAGGGAGACGGAGGTTTTTTCAGGGAGACAGCCGCGCTGAAGGAGCTGAAGCATCCGGGAATCCCGATTATATATGACTTGGAAGAGGATTCAAATTATTACTATCTCATCGAAGAATATCTTGAAGGTGAGTCCTTATATGCCCTTGTGAACCGACAGGGCAGTCTGACAGGGACAAAGATCGTTTCATATGGAACGGAGCTTTGTCAAATCATGGAGTATCTGCATTCGTTTAAACCCAATCCAATTTTGTATTTAGATCTACAGCCCCATAATATTTTAATCTGCAAAGGAACACTGAAGCTGATCGATTTTGATCAGGCCGTTTCAGCTGCCCAGGCCGCGATGCCCGAAAGACGTTACGGGACGCCCGGTTTTGCCGCTCCGGAACAATATACGGACGGGCCGGTGGATGTAAAGACCGATATCTATGCCATTGGCGCCCTCCTTTTCTATATGTGGAAGGGAAGACTCCCAGACGTTTACGCAGGCGCTGCATCCAGGGACATACCGTCTGAGGATGAGGGCGTGAGAACGGGAGGCAAAGCGGCGGTAACAGGATGGGAAGAGAGGCTGGAGGCCATAACAGGGCGGTGTATGAACCGGGACAGCGAAGGGCGTTATGGGGATGTCGGCCAGGTGCTCACGGATCTTATGGAATTAAAACAGGGTGTTTTCAAAGAAAAGCAAATGTCACTTCTCAGAATTGCTGTAGCATGCAGCAGTCACGGCATGGGGGCAACCCATGTATCTTTAAGCGTATCGTCGTATCTGACAAAAAAAGGAATCTCAAATCTGTACCAGGAGAATAATGACTCCGGGGCCGTGTCGTCGATGGCAGGGTATCTGGAGCAAAGCCCGGACCAGTATGGAATTTTTCATATGGGAAACTGGGAGCTGAAACCGAGGTATGGAAGCCGCGTCAGGCTGGAACAGCCGGATTATGACGCCGTAGTTGTGGACTTTGGAACTGAACTCCAGTCGGTTTTAAAGGAGGAGTGCGATCTTCTCATTCTCGTATGCGGCGGAAAGTGGTGGGAACTTGGGAGATCCATAACGGCGATCCATTATCTGGCGCAGAACTCAAATCTGCGTGTCATTTTTAATCATATTTCTTCCGGAACGGACATCGTACTGCCGGAAGATATCGCAAGACTCACATATTACAGAATGCCCTGCTTTACGGCACCCGAGGATACAAACTTCGGACGTTTTTTTGAAGCGGTGGCCGACGGCACAAAAGGCGGGCAAAGAATAAGAAACCTGGCGCAGGAACGCACAGGAAAGAGAGAGAGGAAAAGTGCGGTACGGAAAAGGATAACAGGATTTTTCCACATCCCCGCAGAGGCGGACGGAATAAAAGACAGATAG
- a CDS encoding glycosyl hydrolase family 18 protein: MKRRRSPLKALFLVLLLLVVCAAGVYGYKRYMPTNERADLSRLYNGKEGEVSVFLNYGKQEIKGIYEDGQTYLPIDWVNANLNERFYWDDREKLLVYALPEEVVTANAETDGTGGKKILLERNGNVYLALGLILNYTDIRVNAYDSGDQKRIYVENTWSPVPIATVRRNGKLRIKGGVKSPIITEVVKDESVVVLETMDKWAKVMTQDGHIGYMENRKLENLHEETPVSTFVAPEYTNISLDEKISMVWHQVTIDAANNAMEELIASTKGVNVIAPTWFTLSDNEGNYESLASKSYVEKAHAMGLQVWAVVDNFSREISKNVQSEELLSKTSVRKKLISSLMDEADTYGFDGINLDFESLKEAAGVHYIQFIRELSVSCRKKGLVLSVDNYVPAPYNRFYNRREQGIVADYVIIMGYDEHYAGGDAGSVASLGYVESGIKNTLDLVPKEKVINGVPFYTRLWTEKDGKLSSKAMGMGSAKKWAEDNEMKFTWDDTVGQNYGEVKTEDGMNYLWMEDAKSLGLKMDLVKKYDLAGVSGWKLGLETQDVWDVMKWE, encoded by the coding sequence ATGAAGAGAAGAAGATCGCCGCTTAAAGCCCTGTTTCTGGTGCTTTTGCTTCTGGTGGTATGTGCAGCCGGAGTTTATGGCTATAAACGATATATGCCTACCAATGAGAGGGCCGATTTAAGCCGGTTGTATAATGGGAAGGAAGGTGAAGTTTCTGTTTTCCTGAATTATGGGAAGCAGGAAATCAAAGGGATTTACGAGGACGGACAGACTTATCTGCCCATAGACTGGGTAAATGCCAATTTGAACGAGCGCTTTTACTGGGATGACAGGGAGAAGCTGCTGGTCTATGCCCTTCCGGAAGAGGTGGTCACAGCGAATGCGGAGACGGACGGTACGGGAGGAAAGAAGATCCTTCTGGAGAGGAACGGCAATGTCTACCTGGCGCTGGGACTTATCCTGAACTATACAGACATCCGGGTGAATGCCTATGACAGCGGAGATCAGAAACGCATTTATGTTGAGAATACCTGGTCGCCTGTTCCGATTGCCACCGTCAGACGGAATGGAAAGCTCCGGATCAAGGGCGGAGTAAAGAGCCCGATTATCACGGAGGTAGTAAAGGACGAGAGTGTCGTGGTTCTGGAAACCATGGATAAGTGGGCTAAAGTCATGACGCAGGACGGCCATATCGGATATATGGAGAACAGAAAGCTCGAGAATCTTCATGAAGAGACTCCGGTCAGCACATTTGTGGCGCCGGAATACACGAATATATCACTGGACGAGAAAATCAGCATGGTCTGGCATCAGGTGACAATTGATGCCGCCAATAATGCAATGGAGGAGCTGATTGCTTCCACTAAGGGCGTGAACGTAATCGCCCCGACCTGGTTTACACTGAGCGATAATGAAGGGAATTATGAATCTCTGGCCAGCAAAAGCTATGTGGAAAAGGCTCATGCGATGGGACTTCAGGTCTGGGCCGTAGTGGACAATTTCAGCCGTGAGATAAGCAAAAACGTACAGTCCGAGGAGCTGCTGTCTAAAACTTCCGTCAGGAAGAAGCTGATCAGCAGTCTGATGGACGAAGCCGACACCTATGGTTTTGACGGAATCAACCTGGATTTTGAGAGTCTGAAAGAGGCGGCCGGAGTCCACTATATTCAGTTTATCAGGGAACTGTCCGTATCCTGCAGGAAGAAAGGGCTGGTATTGTCCGTGGACAATTATGTACCGGCTCCGTATAACCGTTTTTACAACCGCAGAGAGCAGGGAATTGTGGCCGATTATGTGATTATTATGGGCTACGATGAGCATTATGCGGGCGGAGACGCCGGTTCTGTCGCTTCCCTCGGCTATGTCGAGTCGGGAATCAAAAACACCCTGGATCTGGTGCCAAAGGAGAAGGTAATTAACGGAGTTCCTTTCTACACACGTCTCTGGACGGAGAAGGACGGGAAACTTTCATCAAAGGCCATGGGAATGGGTTCCGCTAAGAAGTGGGCCGAGGACAATGAAATGAAGTTCACCTGGGACGATACGGTGGGACAGAATTACGGCGAGGTAAAGACAGAGGACGGAATGAATTACCTCTGGATGGAGGACGCCAAATCACTGGGACTTAAGATGGATCTGGTTAAAAAGTATGATCTGGCCGGTGTTTCAGGATGGAAACTGGGACTGGAAACACAGGATGTCTGGGACGTGATGAAGTGGGAATAG
- a CDS encoding HAMP domain-containing sensor histidine kinase has translation MEKKVGIQYNSKLFIQGCVLALLGVVGPAIIMEEQLGIYESLRAGMMNDRASYLIIAALKLVMMNVIRAVPHYLGAFLINESVHVYLYGKKRFAFNVVFTLSLIVLIYDVIYRIYGIRYDLGIPALILIGFVLLLSYMNLFSVSMLNKLLIVASLLMSIQWLDVIPHLSDYGFGRGEISMDVKIAAGIMEEKNLLTVFALSMFLSFLYTSLIQVQLLYKEHKLKISNEKTRQVEKELYHTQIEALKMRNSSEVQSLVHDLKTPLTIVQGLVSLAEMMEKDGLIQEYFKKISSSLTSMSMMISEILYENRHSPMKVEELMKMVLAQVSIQVPREMLEYEIGCPETVITGNKIRLSRAVINLITNAYNAVNKETGKIRLTVEEQEEFVCITVADNGTGIEPWKMDHIWELGYSEKQSTGLGLPFVRQVIENHKGEVRVESEKGRYTKVVICLRKGEQPNGEYENNSGN, from the coding sequence ATGGAAAAGAAAGTGGGAATTCAGTATAATTCGAAGTTATTTATCCAGGGCTGCGTCCTGGCTCTTCTGGGGGTGGTGGGACCCGCGATTATCATGGAGGAGCAGCTTGGCATATACGAATCACTCCGTGCTGGAATGATGAACGACAGGGCCAGTTACCTGATAATCGCGGCTCTTAAACTCGTTATGATGAATGTAATCCGTGCGGTTCCCCACTATCTGGGGGCATTCCTGATTAATGAATCGGTGCATGTGTACTTGTACGGGAAAAAGCGTTTTGCATTTAATGTTGTCTTTACGCTGTCTTTGATCGTGCTGATTTACGATGTAATTTACAGGATATACGGTATCCGGTATGATCTTGGCATACCGGCTCTTATTCTGATTGGTTTTGTGCTTCTGCTGTCCTATATGAATCTGTTTTCCGTCAGTATGCTTAATAAGCTGCTGATTGTAGCCTCTCTGCTGATGAGCATCCAGTGGCTGGATGTAATACCGCATTTATCCGATTATGGGTTCGGCCGCGGCGAAATTTCCATGGATGTGAAGATCGCAGCCGGAATTATGGAGGAGAAGAATCTGCTCACCGTTTTCGCGTTAAGCATGTTCCTCTCTTTTCTGTATACATCGCTGATTCAGGTGCAGCTGCTCTATAAGGAACATAAGCTGAAAATCTCCAATGAGAAGACGAGACAGGTGGAAAAAGAGCTGTACCATACCCAGATAGAGGCTTTGAAGATGAGAAACTCAAGCGAGGTCCAGAGCCTTGTCCACGATTTAAAAACACCTCTCACCATTGTCCAGGGGCTGGTCAGTCTTGCTGAGATGATGGAGAAAGATGGACTGATACAGGAGTATTTCAAGAAGATTTCCTCCTCCCTGACTTCGATGAGCATGATGATTTCGGAAATTCTGTACGAAAACAGGCACTCACCGATGAAGGTGGAGGAACTGATGAAAATGGTTTTAGCCCAGGTATCCATTCAGGTGCCGAGGGAAATGCTGGAGTATGAGATAGGCTGTCCGGAAACCGTGATAACGGGGAATAAAATCCGCCTGTCCAGAGCGGTAATCAATCTGATTACCAATGCTTACAACGCGGTGAACAAGGAAACGGGAAAGATCCGTCTCACCGTGGAGGAACAGGAGGAGTTTGTCTGCATCACAGTGGCCGATAACGGGACAGGCATCGAGCCGTGGAAGATGGATCATATCTGGGAACTCGGATATTCGGAAAAACAGTCCACCGGACTGGGACTTCCCTTTGTCAGACAGGTAATCGAGAACCATAAGGGCGAAGTGCGGGTTGAAAGTGAAAAGGGACGCTACACGAAAGTGGTGATTTGTTTACGGAAGGGGGAGCAGCCAAATGGAGAGTATGAAAACAATTCTGGCAATTGA
- a CDS encoding response regulator, with protein MESMKTILAIDDNRDILYTLEQIFNFQGWRPLLAAGYEEAEKYIKKEKIDLILVDYHMPGVDGISAVKEIRKKLPKVPIIVLTIEEEEHIVSRFMNAGANDYSLKPVKAVDLISRIKVHLQYHEKSQYYESYDKGISKMTLQKIENQMKGITEFLDIDMLEDITQIKKKTLYRYLQYLVKEGRVEQQYSYGDMGRPRTLYRWI; from the coding sequence ATGGAGAGTATGAAAACAATTCTGGCAATTGACGATAACAGGGACATCCTCTATACTTTGGAACAGATTTTTAATTTTCAGGGATGGAGGCCTCTGCTGGCCGCCGGATATGAGGAGGCGGAGAAATACATAAAGAAAGAAAAGATAGATCTGATCCTGGTGGATTACCATATGCCGGGGGTAGATGGGATATCCGCAGTGAAGGAAATACGGAAAAAACTGCCCAAGGTTCCGATTATCGTTCTGACAATCGAGGAGGAAGAGCATATCGTGTCCAGGTTTATGAATGCCGGAGCAAATGACTATTCCCTGAAGCCGGTTAAGGCGGTGGATCTGATTTCCAGAATCAAGGTTCATCTCCAGTATCACGAGAAAAGCCAGTATTATGAGAGTTACGACAAGGGAATCAGCAAGATGACGCTTCAGAAGATTGAAAATCAGATGAAGGGGATCACGGAGTTTCTGGATATCGATATGCTGGAGGACATTACGCAGATTAAGAAGAAGACCCTGTACCGCTATTTGCAATATCTGGTAAAAGAAGGCAGGGTGGAACAGCAGTATTCCTATGGTGACATGGGCCGCCCGAGGACGTTGTACAGATGGATTTAA
- the pgsW gene encoding poly-gamma-glutamate system protein: MKLKQYWRFLIVFFFLLCSLLLLEQTKTLTKKENAAMMLDASTRMERALSALKEEKQNRGYKISPIDDPNATGMIGESYTEITTTLGSLESKRSTTNPNTAAMVVDMLTQCGVKQGDTVAVNLSSSFPCLNIAVLCALDAMGLKGSVMNSVGASTYGANLPDFTYLDMEHFLLEHQYLSNHSSCFSLGGQDDIGREMPQDVKDSITARLSGYGYRFLYYEDLEENINARLSIYEDGGEPACFINAGGNLMSFGGGTEMVTAANGIISPGRTEVKGHGLIPLFLNRGVPVIHLLNMKGLLPSYGLPFDPSPVPAAGEGGVYETWRYNLPLASALAAVGLLLLVWAAKHYPHRKIPL, encoded by the coding sequence ATGAAACTGAAACAATACTGGCGTTTCCTGATCGTATTCTTCTTTCTTCTCTGTTCCCTTCTCCTCCTGGAACAGACGAAAACACTGACCAAAAAAGAGAACGCGGCCATGATGCTGGACGCTTCAACCCGGATGGAACGTGCGCTGTCTGCCCTGAAGGAAGAAAAGCAGAACCGCGGATATAAGATTTCACCCATCGACGACCCGAACGCCACCGGTATGATCGGGGAATCTTACACGGAAATCACGACCACTCTCGGCAGCCTGGAATCCAAGCGCTCGACGACAAATCCCAATACCGCCGCCATGGTGGTGGATATGCTGACGCAGTGCGGCGTGAAACAGGGCGATACCGTTGCGGTAAACCTGTCCTCATCCTTTCCCTGCTTAAACATCGCCGTTCTCTGTGCGCTGGACGCCATGGGGCTCAAAGGCTCCGTCATGAATTCGGTGGGCGCGTCCACCTACGGGGCGAACCTGCCCGATTTTACCTATCTGGACATGGAACATTTTCTGCTGGAGCATCAGTACCTGTCAAACCATTCCTCCTGTTTTTCCCTGGGAGGACAGGACGACATCGGCAGGGAGATGCCGCAGGACGTAAAGGATTCCATTACGGCCCGTCTGTCCGGCTATGGTTACCGGTTCCTGTATTACGAAGATCTGGAGGAAAATATAAACGCCCGGCTGTCCATCTATGAGGACGGGGGGGAACCTGCCTGCTTTATCAACGCCGGGGGCAATCTCATGTCCTTTGGAGGCGGAACCGAGATGGTTACCGCAGCAAACGGTATCATAAGCCCCGGCAGAACTGAGGTAAAAGGTCACGGTCTGATTCCTCTTTTCCTGAATAGAGGAGTCCCGGTTATTCACCTTCTGAATATGAAGGGCCTGCTGCCATCCTACGGTCTTCCCTTTGACCCCTCACCGGTTCCGGCCGCAGGAGAAGGCGGCGTTTATGAAACATGGCGGTATAACCTGCCCCTGGCATCCGCTCTCGCGGCCGTCGGCCTGCTTCTGCTTGTCTGGGCGGCAAAACATTATCCCCACAGAAAAATCCCCCTGTAG
- the pgsC gene encoding poly-gamma-glutamate biosynthesis protein PgsC, whose translation MNDILLLGIFLSLLFTELTDLSPGGIIVPAYFAMYAYDWKRLLGTVILSLLCMVIVHFMSKYMILYGRRRYAVYVMTGVLLKFLFGFLGAGAAFSIGSLIPGILGRDMEKQGVPKTLTGLGIVTLLTRLIYIIVR comes from the coding sequence ATGAATGATATCCTTCTTTTGGGAATCTTTTTAAGTCTGCTGTTCACGGAACTGACCGACCTGTCTCCCGGCGGAATCATTGTTCCCGCCTATTTTGCCATGTATGCCTATGACTGGAAACGGCTGCTCGGAACGGTAATCCTCTCCCTTCTGTGCATGGTCATCGTCCACTTCATGTCCAAATATATGATTCTGTACGGTCGGAGGCGCTATGCCGTCTATGTTATGACCGGAGTTCTGCTCAAGTTTTTGTTTGGTTTCCTGGGCGCCGGAGCCGCCTTTTCAATTGGCAGCCTCATTCCCGGTATCCTGGGCCGTGACATGGAGAAGCAGGGCGTTCCAAAGACGCTGACAGGGCTTGGCATCGTGACGCTGCTGACGCGCCTGATCTACATAATCGTTAGATAG
- the pgsB gene encoding poly-gamma-glutamate synthase PgsB yields MMGVFVGFFTVMILYFVIENRINRACLASFKAVIHVNGIRGKTSTCRYIDAALRSRYKVFTKTTGTDAMMIHADGRETPVRRLGPANIHEQLRIIRLARREGAEVLVLECMAVNPELQKIAQEQIVRSNITVITNVRYDHIFEMGDSLEEIAASLSSTIPEHGTLYTADRNAAAMFEEKCKERDCRLVFCPSGCVAEENISIAREVSASLGVTEEEFAKSLSNVKEDFGTKRIYPIANRNGEVFHFLNLFSANDPQSTRNNVEDAGNGYSGIYFLYNHREDRPDRALLFARYFFPHYKNSPVFLTGKGAFLPKRLFSKAGLTDLRVTPNYKDCLDLPAGSLLIGIGNIKGPGYEMIKSLEEQSLEERGSRNE; encoded by the coding sequence ATGATGGGGGTTTTTGTTGGATTTTTTACGGTGATGATTTTGTATTTTGTGATTGAAAACAGGATTAACCGCGCTTGTCTGGCTTCTTTTAAGGCTGTGATTCATGTGAATGGAATTCGGGGGAAAACTTCTACCTGCCGGTATATTGACGCTGCGTTGAGGAGCCGGTATAAGGTTTTTACGAAGACGACCGGCACTGATGCGATGATGATTCATGCGGATGGGCGGGAGACTCCCGTCAGGCGGCTGGGGCCTGCCAATATTCATGAACAGCTCCGTATTATCCGCCTGGCCCGCAGGGAAGGGGCGGAGGTCCTTGTCCTGGAATGTATGGCCGTTAACCCGGAGCTTCAGAAGATTGCTCAGGAACAGATCGTGAGAAGTAATATTACGGTGATTACCAATGTCCGTTATGATCATATTTTTGAAATGGGGGATTCTCTGGAAGAGATAGCTGCTTCACTGTCCTCGACGATTCCGGAACACGGGACGCTCTATACGGCCGATCGGAATGCCGCCGCCATGTTTGAGGAAAAGTGTAAAGAACGTGACTGCCGGCTTGTCTTCTGTCCTTCCGGTTGCGTGGCGGAGGAGAATATCTCGATTGCCAGGGAAGTTTCCGCCTCTCTCGGAGTGACAGAAGAAGAATTTGCAAAGAGCCTTTCCAATGTGAAAGAAGACTTCGGGACGAAGCGGATTTACCCGATAGCAAACAGGAACGGGGAGGTTTTCCACTTTCTCAACCTTTTTTCCGCCAATGATCCACAATCCACCAGAAATAATGTGGAGGACGCGGGAAATGGATATTCCGGTATCTATTTTCTCTATAACCACAGAGAAGACAGACCCGACCGCGCCCTCCTGTTTGCCCGGTATTTTTTTCCGCACTATAAAAATTCTCCTGTATTCCTGACCGGAAAAGGTGCCTTTCTTCCAAAGCGCCTTTTCTCCAAAGCCGGGCTGACCGATCTCAGGGTGACTCCCAATTACAAAGACTGCCTTGATTTACCGGCCGGATCCCTGCTCATCGGGATCGGCAATATTAAAGGGCCCGGATACGAGATGATAAAATCACTGGAAGAACAATCTTTAGAAGAGCGAGGTAGCCGCAATGAATGA
- the ggt gene encoding gamma-glutamyltransferase, which yields MRKSKKLIALSMAALMAVMTGCSGGQTASTQAESAAETKPAESAAETTGTEEGEAASAGNRVTDGEGWYLWDENGNLTLEGRGAEGKTAVVSSGKYEASKAGLEVLKAGGNAVDAAVAVSFALGVTEPNSSGIGGGGFMTIHSADGEDVFVNFREKAPAAATPDMWQVDAEGNVIGNQKSIGGKSVGIPGNVKGMEYAFEKYGSGNVTWADVIAPSIKLAEEGYIVTPTLYNDMFGSYDAMVNYPEFGNVYLNEDGLNYQVGDTFKNPNLAKTLKAISEGGAEAFYTGAIAQKMVDTVNKYGGLFTMQDLADYEVKVMEPVTGTYRGYKIISSPLPSSGGTHVIEALNIMENFDIASMGFDSPEKLHVMTEAFKMCFHDREEFMGDPDYVDVPVNGILSKKRAKELAAQIDPAVASKYEQISPWQYEHEDTTHFSVADAQGNMVSVTQTVNGLFGAKIIPDGYGFVLNNEMDDFSANPESPNAIAGGKVPLSSMSPTIVLKEDGSPFMVLGSPGATKIITTVAQIISNVVDFDMTMQEAIDAPRLYNNATSAIQYETRLNADSIKKLEELGNTVEPNEEFNRTFGSVNAVMYGEDGTLLGGADPRRDGKALGY from the coding sequence ATGAGAAAGTCTAAAAAACTTATTGCCCTCTCAATGGCAGCCCTGATGGCGGTCATGACAGGATGCTCCGGCGGCCAGACAGCTTCGACCCAGGCCGAAAGCGCAGCAGAGACAAAACCGGCGGAATCAGCGGCCGAGACGACAGGAACCGAAGAAGGTGAAGCAGCTTCTGCCGGAAACCGTGTGACTGATGGAGAGGGATGGTACCTCTGGGATGAAAACGGTAATCTGACCCTGGAAGGCAGAGGGGCGGAAGGAAAGACAGCCGTTGTTTCATCCGGTAAATATGAGGCATCCAAAGCAGGGCTTGAAGTTCTGAAAGCAGGCGGAAACGCGGTTGACGCAGCAGTAGCCGTATCTTTCGCACTGGGCGTTACGGAGCCTAACTCTTCCGGTATCGGCGGAGGCGGATTCATGACAATCCACAGCGCCGACGGAGAAGATGTTTTCGTAAATTTCCGTGAAAAAGCACCGGCGGCGGCAACACCGGATATGTGGCAGGTGGATGCCGAAGGAAATGTAATCGGCAACCAGAAGTCCATCGGCGGAAAGTCAGTCGGCATTCCTGGAAATGTAAAAGGAATGGAATATGCATTTGAGAAATACGGTTCCGGCAACGTGACATGGGCAGATGTGATTGCGCCGTCCATTAAACTGGCCGAGGAAGGTTACATCGTAACACCGACACTTTACAATGATATGTTCGGTTCCTACGACGCCATGGTAAATTATCCTGAGTTCGGTAATGTTTACCTGAACGAGGACGGATTAAACTATCAGGTTGGAGATACATTCAAAAACCCGAATCTGGCAAAGACACTGAAAGCCATCTCCGAAGGCGGCGCAGAGGCATTCTACACAGGCGCAATCGCACAGAAGATGGTTGACACGGTTAATAAGTACGGCGGTCTGTTCACAATGCAGGATCTGGCCGACTATGAGGTTAAGGTTATGGAACCTGTAACCGGTACATACCGCGGATATAAGATTATTTCCTCCCCGCTTCCGTCTTCAGGCGGCACACATGTAATCGAAGCCCTGAATATCATGGAAAACTTTGATATTGCATCCATGGGATTTGATTCCCCTGAGAAGCTTCATGTTATGACCGAGGCATTTAAAATGTGCTTCCACGACCGTGAAGAATTCATGGGTGACCCTGACTACGTAGATGTTCCTGTCAACGGAATTCTTTCTAAAAAACGTGCAAAAGAACTGGCTGCACAGATTGACCCGGCCGTTGCAAGCAAATATGAGCAGATCAGCCCATGGCAGTATGAGCATGAGGATACCACACACTTCTCAGTGGCAGACGCGCAGGGAAACATGGTTTCCGTAACACAGACTGTAAACGGCCTCTTCGGAGCAAAGATTATTCCGGACGGATACGGCTTTGTATTAAACAACGAGATGGATGATTTCTCCGCAAATCCTGAATCGCCAAATGCAATTGCAGGCGGAAAGGTGCCGTTAAGCTCCATGAGCCCGACCATTGTCCTGAAAGAAGACGGCTCACCGTTCATGGTACTGGGCTCCCCGGGTGCAACAAAGATTATCACAACGGTAGCGCAGATTATCAGTAACGTAGTTGACTTTGACATGACAATGCAGGAGGCAATCGACGCTCCACGTCTCTACAACAATGCCACAAGCGCAATTCAGTATGAGACGCGTCTGAATGCAGACTCCATCAAGAAGCTGGAGGAACTTGGCAATACGGTAGAGCCGAACGAAGAATTCAACCGTACCTTCGGTTCTGTAAACGCTGTTATGTACGGTGAGGACGGAACACTGTTAGGCGGCGCCGACCCAAGGCGTGACGGTAAAGCACTCGGTTATTAA
- a CDS encoding DUF6305 family protein, which produces MKKRLAIAALCLSMAAGSLTACGGGSSTAATQAPAAQETPAAGGEAAASGDVKEITEAIAEGPIVLTSVGQSADVNVVQTLMKKCEIETDLNSTVTADDLGSYKTLVLAIGGSSKGLGAAGVDENQELDRVKGVIAKAKEQGMTIISLHIGGSARRGTLSDKFIPDALAASDAAIIVSEGDSDGLMKGIVTENGIPAAFIDNQVGAVEPLKTIFGK; this is translated from the coding sequence ATGAAGAAGAGATTAGCAATCGCAGCATTATGCCTTTCTATGGCGGCAGGTTCCCTTACGGCCTGCGGCGGCGGAAGCAGCACGGCGGCAACTCAGGCTCCGGCAGCACAGGAGACCCCTGCGGCAGGTGGTGAAGCGGCAGCATCCGGAGACGTAAAAGAGATCACGGAAGCCATCGCAGAAGGCCCAATCGTCCTCACAAGCGTAGGACAGAGCGCCGATGTAAATGTAGTCCAGACTCTGATGAAAAAGTGTGAGATCGAGACCGACTTAAACTCAACTGTTACAGCAGATGATTTAGGAAGCTACAAGACACTGGTGCTGGCTATCGGAGGAAGTTCCAAGGGACTCGGCGCGGCAGGCGTTGATGAGAACCAGGAGTTAGACCGTGTGAAAGGCGTTATTGCAAAAGCCAAAGAGCAGGGGATGACAATCATTTCCCTTCACATCGGTGGCAGCGCAAGACGCGGTACCTTATCGGACAAATTCATTCCGGACGCCCTGGCGGCATCAGATGCGGCTATCATTGTATCTGAAGGCGACAGCGACGGCCTGATGAAGGGAATCGTTACAGAAAATGGAATTCCAGCTGCTTTCATTGATAACCAGGTTGGAGCAGTAGAGCCTCTCAAGACAATTTTCGGTAAATAA